CCGGCTACCCCATCGAGGTTCGTGCCAACCCGGGCCGCCAGGAGCTGCTGGACCTCTACGCCCGCGCCGCCATCTACTGGCACGCCACCGGCCTGACGGTGAAGGACCCCGCGGCCCAGGAGCACTTCGGCATCACCGTGCTCGAGGCCATGGCGGCGGGGGCGGTGCCGGTAGTCTATGCCTCGGGCGGCCCGGCCGAGACGGTGGTGCACGCCGAGAGCGGCTACCTTTTCGAGTCTCTGGACGGGCTGGTGGAGCTGACCCTGCGCCTGGCCCGGGACGAGGGGGAGCGACGGCGACTGGCGGAGGGGGCCCGCAGGCGGGCGGAAGAGTTCGGACTGCAGCGCTTCCAGCGCGAGGTGGCCGCCCTGGTGAGCGGCTCTGGAAAGGTGAGCATCGTCCTCCTGGCCCCCTCGGACGGGCATCGGCTGGAGGCGCTGGAGCGGTGGACGCCCCCGGGCTACGAGTCGCTCCGGGCGACGGGGGGAGGCCCCGGGGCAGACGACCTCCGCGCTGCGCTCCGGGAGTCCGATCCCACCCGTCCCTATGTCCTCTACCTGAGGCCGTGGGCCGAGGCCCTCCCGGGCTGGCTGGAGCCTCTGGTGGACCTGCTGGAGCGGGAGCCTTCGGTGGGCGCCGTCTCCCCCCTGCTCCTCTGCCCTGACGGGAAGCTCCTGGAGGGCGTGACCTTCGGCGAGGATGCCCTGCCTCGTCCCCGCCTGGGGCTGGCCGGCAGCCCCCAGGTCCCTGTGACGGTGGAGGCCCTCTTCCCCGCCTGCCTGCTGGTGCGTCGCGACTGGGCGCTGTTGCAGGGAGGGGCAGGACCCTGGGCCGAAATCTGTCTCGGCCTGCGGCTGCGACGGGCGGGGCTGGCCCTGGCCGTCCACCGCGGCAGCGTCGTCCGCCTGAATCTGGAGCCGCGGCCCCCGCACGAGCTGTGGCCGGAGGGCCTGGAGCCGTTCCGCCGGGAATGGGGCGACGGCCTGCCCGGGGACGATGGCGAGGCAGGCCTCCCCATCTGGCGAGCCGGCGACGTGGCCGTCTGGCCGCGCACTCCCCGCCTGAAAATGGCCTGAAACCAGTCAAGCAGACGGTTGGCTCCGGCAGCCCCATGTGCATAAAATGTGGGCAATGCATGTCCCGGGACGCCCCCCCGCGCTCCGGGCGGCCCTCACCGGCTGGTGGGCCGGCTGCGCCCTCGTCCTGCTAGTCTCGCTGGCGCTGGCCTGCGGCGAGGGCAGGCCCCAGGGGGTGCAGCCGCCGGGCGGAGGAGCTACCGCACCCGCAGGCTCCACCCCCGCCGCGTCTGCCAGCCCCACGCTGGGCGCGGAGCTCTCCCTCATGCTGGTGCAGGAGTTCGGCCAGAACGCCGACACCCTGCGCCTGGTGGATCCTCGCGATCCCTCCCGCTCGCGGACGGTGCTGACCATCGAACATGCCGAGGGGTGGGGGGCGCGCACGGCCCTTTCTCCCGACGGTCGGCGGGTGGCCTACGTTGTTTTGCCCCGGGGCGCCCGCGACGACCGTCGCCAGGCGGAGCTGTGGGTGGCGTCCCTGGAGGGCGGCTCCCCCTCCCGCCAGGCGACGGAGATAGACCTGCGCGGCGGCGTCCTATGGGCCGCCGATGGCAGCGCGG
This genomic interval from Dehalococcoidia bacterium contains the following:
- a CDS encoding glycosyltransferase, with the protein product MEGKPTDELEALRRRLAALEGEVEALRRRLAQVESSRGYRLLQGVRRLLRTVAPPGSLRWRLLTAPLDVRLPSLSLPRPPVERGPGEEGPVRRLRLGCYGEYAWTVGGGAVHVLQFLQALAPYYRVDLLLPPEAPLRSPRWFRQQLGIELEGIRVLHYRPGMEADYDIWVSACNDDIRPAPTPRRYNIVFFPFVPLDGRGFVHIANSRYTAEHVRQRYGTDDVAVIYPPVDNGAIRPGQKEPLVLHVSRFALPSPRADKGHLAMVQAFKDLCRRGLEGWRLVLAGSTVDAVEEAYARLLQREAAGYPIEVRANPGRQELLDLYARAAIYWHATGLTVKDPAAQEHFGITVLEAMAAGAVPVVYASGGPAETVVHAESGYLFESLDGLVELTLRLARDEGERRRLAEGARRRAEEFGLQRFQREVAALVSGSGKVSIVLLAPSDGHRLEALERWTPPGYESLRATGGGPGADDLRAALRESDPTRPYVLYLRPWAEALPGWLEPLVDLLEREPSVGAVSPLLLCPDGKLLEGVTFGEDALPRPRLGLAGSPQVPVTVEALFPACLLVRRDWALLQGGAGPWAEICLGLRLRRAGLALAVHRGSVVRLNLEPRPPHELWPEGLEPFRREWGDGLPGDDGEAGLPIWRAGDVAVWPRTPRLKMA